A section of the Neorhizobium galegae bv. orientalis str. HAMBI 540 genome encodes:
- a CDS encoding type II toxin-antitoxin system RelE/ParE family toxin: MIRSFRNKALAALFQSGKTSKIDAKMHKRILVRLDRLEAAERPEDMNLPGFDFHALHGLDPTRYTVHVNGPWCITFEFDGKDAARVDFEQYH, encoded by the coding sequence ATGATCAGATCCTTCAGGAACAAGGCGCTGGCTGCCCTGTTCCAGAGCGGCAAGACGAGCAAGATCGACGCGAAGATGCACAAGCGCATCCTTGTGCGGCTGGACCGTCTTGAAGCGGCCGAGCGCCCGGAGGACATGAACCTGCCGGGGTTTGATTTTCATGCCCTGCATGGCCTTGATCCGACCCGCTATACCGTTCACGTCAACGGGCCGTGGTGCATCACATTCGAATTCGACGGCAAGGACGCCGCCCGTGTTGATTTCGAGCAATACCATTGA
- a CDS encoding YnfA family protein gives MKTYILYAIAALAEIAGCFAFWAWFRLEKPVWWLAPGVVSLIVFAWLLALVPSEAAGRTYAAYGAIYILASILWLWAIEARVPDRWDVLGVTVCLVGGAIILFGPRSV, from the coding sequence ATGAAAACTTACATCCTCTACGCCATCGCCGCGCTTGCCGAGATTGCCGGTTGTTTCGCCTTCTGGGCGTGGTTCAGGCTGGAAAAGCCGGTCTGGTGGCTGGCGCCGGGCGTTGTGTCGCTCATCGTCTTCGCCTGGCTGCTGGCGCTGGTGCCGAGCGAGGCGGCGGGGCGCACCTACGCGGCCTATGGCGCCATCTATATCCTCGCCTCGATCCTCTGGCTCTGGGCTATCGAGGCCCGGGTGCCGGACCGATGGGATGTTCTCGGCGTCACGGTGTGCCTCGTCGGCGGCGCGATCATCCTCTTCGGTCCCAGAAGCGTATGA
- a CDS encoding SOS response-associated peptidase: MCGRYALTATPKDISEFFNLADLDDFPARYNIAPTQPILVVMSSEKREPGSNLPERRAFLARWGLIPGWVKDMKEFPLLINARSETAIGKASFRAAMRHRRILIPASGFYEWRRPPKESGVRPQAYWIRPKRGGVIAFAGLMETWSSADGSEVDTAAIMTTAANGGIRHIHDRMPVVIEPEDFARWLDCKTQEPREVADLIRPVQEDFFEALPVSDLVNKVANMGPDLQKPVAVAQPEEEPPKKPTPDSTQMSLF; encoded by the coding sequence ATGTGCGGACGCTACGCCCTGACGGCGACCCCCAAGGATATTTCTGAATTCTTCAACCTGGCGGATCTCGATGATTTCCCGGCCCGCTACAATATCGCCCCGACCCAGCCGATCCTCGTCGTCATGTCGTCGGAAAAGCGTGAGCCGGGCAGCAACCTGCCGGAGCGCCGCGCCTTCCTTGCCCGCTGGGGCCTGATCCCCGGCTGGGTGAAGGACATGAAGGAGTTTCCGCTGCTGATCAACGCGCGCTCCGAGACGGCGATCGGCAAGGCGTCCTTCCGCGCCGCCATGCGCCATCGCCGTATCCTGATCCCCGCCAGCGGTTTCTACGAATGGCGCCGGCCGCCGAAGGAAAGCGGCGTCAGGCCACAGGCCTATTGGATCCGCCCGAAGCGCGGCGGCGTCATCGCCTTTGCCGGTCTGATGGAGACCTGGTCTTCTGCCGATGGTTCCGAGGTGGATACCGCAGCGATCATGACGACGGCGGCCAACGGCGGCATTCGCCACATCCACGACCGCATGCCCGTCGTCATCGAGCCCGAGGATTTTGCCCGGTGGCTCGACTGCAAGACGCAGGAGCCGCGTGAGGTGGCCGACCTGATCCGGCCGGTTCAGGAAGATTTCTTCGAGGCGCTGCCGGTTTCCGACCTCGTCAACAAGGTCGCCAACATGGGGCCGGACCTGCAGAAACCGGTCGCGGTCGCGCAGCCGGAAGAGGAGCCGCCGAAAAAGCCGACACCCGACTCGACCCAGATGTCGCTTTTCTGA
- a CDS encoding LysE/ArgO family amino acid transporter: MFSAGLSGLALGASLIIAIGAQNAFILRQGLIRSHVFILCLICALSDATLIAAGVGGLGTLVSRSPVLISVVTLGGAVFLGTYAFMAFRRALKPAAMVAGAPEPMGLKAAVLTCLAFTFLNPHVYLDTVVLLGSLSAAFEGAERVAYGAGAALASFVWFFGLGYGARFLAPLFARPAAWRVLDVVIGIVMGLLALGLLWSFFSGE, from the coding sequence CTGTTTTCCGCCGGCCTTTCCGGCCTCGCACTCGGTGCTTCGCTGATCATCGCCATCGGCGCCCAGAACGCCTTCATCCTGCGTCAGGGGCTGATCCGCTCCCATGTCTTCATCCTCTGCCTGATCTGCGCCCTTTCGGATGCGACACTGATCGCCGCCGGCGTCGGCGGGCTAGGCACCCTCGTTTCTCGGTCGCCGGTGCTGATCTCGGTGGTGACGCTCGGCGGTGCGGTGTTTCTCGGAACGTACGCCTTCATGGCCTTCCGCCGGGCATTGAAACCGGCCGCGATGGTCGCAGGCGCGCCGGAGCCGATGGGGCTGAAGGCGGCGGTCTTGACCTGCCTGGCCTTCACCTTCCTCAACCCGCATGTCTATCTGGATACGGTCGTCCTGCTCGGCAGCCTGTCTGCGGCCTTCGAAGGAGCGGAACGGGTGGCCTATGGCGCCGGTGCGGCGTTGGCCTCGTTCGTCTGGTTCTTCGGGCTCGGTTACGGCGCACGTTTCCTGGCGCCGCTGTTTGCCAGACCCGCCGCCTGGCGGGTGCTGGATGTCGTTATCGGCATCGTCATGGGCCTGCTCGCGCTCGGGCTCCTGTGGAGCTTTTTCAGCGGCGAATGA
- a CDS encoding CDP-alcohol phosphatidyltransferase family protein: METPASPPSPPHSHTEPNQQNEEARGPRLREIPLRLLVPNLITVLAICAGLTGIRLAFEGRYELAVAMVLLAAFLDGIDGRVARLLKATSKFGVQMDSLADIINFGVAPALVSYAFLLDQAHSMGWIAALLYAIAAGLRLARFNVMEDRNIKADWQSEFFVGVPAPMGAMLVLLPVYLGFLGLEATPIFVYASVAYTLLIGYLLVSRLPVWSGKSSRIRRDLMLPIMLAVVLYVALLMSYTWQVLSTTVVAYLLVLPFSARAWHRRYGTITIEDDSTHV; encoded by the coding sequence ATGGAGACGCCCGCTTCGCCGCCCTCGCCCCCTCATTCGCACACGGAGCCGAACCAGCAGAACGAAGAGGCCCGCGGGCCCCGCCTGCGCGAAATCCCGCTCCGGCTGCTGGTCCCGAACCTGATCACCGTGCTCGCCATCTGTGCGGGCCTGACGGGCATCAGGCTCGCCTTCGAGGGGCGCTACGAGCTGGCAGTCGCCATGGTGCTGCTGGCCGCCTTCCTGGACGGCATCGACGGGCGTGTGGCGCGGCTCCTGAAGGCCACGTCGAAATTCGGCGTGCAGATGGATTCGCTCGCCGACATCATCAATTTCGGCGTCGCTCCGGCGCTGGTCTCCTACGCCTTCCTGCTCGACCAGGCGCATTCGATGGGCTGGATCGCCGCCCTGCTCTATGCAATCGCCGCCGGCCTGCGCCTCGCCCGGTTCAACGTCATGGAAGACCGCAACATCAAGGCCGACTGGCAGTCGGAATTCTTCGTCGGCGTGCCGGCGCCGATGGGCGCCATGCTGGTATTGCTGCCGGTCTATCTTGGCTTCCTCGGGCTCGAGGCGACGCCGATCTTCGTTTACGCAAGCGTCGCCTATACGCTGCTGATCGGCTACCTGCTCGTCTCCCGCCTGCCGGTCTGGTCCGGCAAGTCGAGCCGCATCCGCCGCGACCTGATGCTGCCGATCATGCTTGCCGTGGTGCTCTATGTAGCGCTGCTGATGAGCTATACTTGGCAAGTGCTGTCGACCACCGTCGTCGCCTACCTCCTCGTCCTGCCGTTCAGCGCCCGCGCCTGGCACCGCCGTTACGGCACGATCACCATCGAGGACGACAGTACACATGTCTGA
- a CDS encoding phosphatidylserine decarboxylase → MNLFDTIRNTLVPIHKEGYIFVAAFFIASLILGYLAEPLFWVGLVLTLWCAYFFRDPERAVPQDDDLILSPADGRVSHVAMVVPPVELQLGSEPMLRISVFMNVFDCHINRSPVRGQVSRIEYRPGQFVNAELDKASDDNERNGLVIDTRHGKVGVVQIAGLVARRIVCWVKPTEPVNAGERFGLIRFGSRLDVFVPAGGQPRVSVGQRAIGGETVLAEFGSAKGPTLSRRT, encoded by the coding sequence ATCAACCTCTTCGACACCATCCGCAACACGCTCGTGCCGATCCATAAGGAAGGTTACATCTTCGTCGCAGCCTTCTTCATCGCCTCGCTGATCCTTGGCTACCTCGCCGAGCCGCTGTTCTGGGTCGGCCTGGTGCTGACTTTATGGTGCGCCTATTTCTTCCGTGATCCGGAACGGGCGGTGCCGCAGGACGACGACCTGATCCTCAGCCCCGCCGACGGACGCGTCAGCCATGTCGCCATGGTCGTGCCGCCGGTCGAGCTGCAGCTGGGTTCCGAGCCGATGCTGCGCATCTCGGTGTTCATGAACGTCTTCGACTGCCACATCAATCGCTCCCCGGTGCGCGGCCAGGTGTCGCGCATCGAGTATCGCCCCGGCCAGTTCGTCAATGCCGAACTGGACAAGGCAAGCGACGACAACGAGCGCAATGGGCTGGTGATCGACACCCGCCATGGCAAGGTCGGCGTCGTGCAGATCGCCGGCCTGGTGGCGCGGCGCATCGTCTGCTGGGTGAAGCCGACCGAACCGGTCAATGCCGGCGAACGGTTCGGCCTGATCCGCTTCGGCTCGCGGCTCGACGTGTTCGTGCCGGCCGGCGGCCAGCCGCGCGTGTCCGTCGGCCAGCGCGCCATCGGCGGGGAAACCGTGCTTGCGGAATTCGGCTCCGCCAAGGGCCCGACCCTCAGCCGCCGAACGTAA
- a CDS encoding ABC transporter ATP-binding protein — MSFSDFVYRPFETLIRPLEIPHERLPSRGPFVLLLHFIKMFRGVLISISVFAMLVECINLFLIWSLSIIVDGVAAKGAATFLHDQWRLLLTMGVLLFPVLPVFAFFANTLASQAVAVCMPVAIQWQGHKAVERQDLGFFHDLFAGQVASRLSQVASAVQQQVVVAFQTIPHFLVQFIGSLFLLGTVAWPLALPAFIWIAASVVIAVIAVPHFTERSRRSARQRSLVVGSMTDLYSNIQMVKQFAAEDSEAGALRNVFANVVETQQKERRIYLTTDTGIITLNVLLWFAMLTVGFWGMIAGFVSTGQFVASLYITQRLSGNARAFLQMGQQIFQAVGTIRDAMPVMTTPPTINDAPNAPPLVVSRGEICFENVGFAYRADRKVLDSLTLKVQAGEKVGLVGVSGAGKTTLVSLLLRFYDLTSGSILIDGQDIRSVTQASLREKIGVISQDVALLHRSVGDNIRYGRPPASQEEIEQAASAAQADGFIVELTDGEGRKGYDAFVGDRGVKLSGGQRQRVAIARVLLKDAPILVLDEATSALDSESEAAIQDKLAVLMNGKTVIAIAHRLSTIAKMDRIIVLDKGRIVEEGTPDELLTRDGLYARLWKRQTGGYIADADDS, encoded by the coding sequence ATGTCCTTTTCAGATTTCGTTTATCGTCCCTTCGAAACCCTGATCCGGCCCCTCGAAATCCCCCATGAGCGTCTGCCCTCCCGCGGCCCTTTCGTGCTGCTCCTGCACTTCATCAAAATGTTCCGGGGAGTTCTGATTTCCATCTCGGTGTTTGCCATGCTGGTGGAATGCATCAACCTTTTCCTGATCTGGAGCCTGTCGATCATCGTTGACGGCGTCGCTGCAAAAGGAGCCGCAACCTTTCTCCACGATCAGTGGCGCCTGCTTTTGACCATGGGAGTGCTGCTATTCCCGGTTCTGCCTGTCTTCGCGTTTTTCGCCAATACGCTTGCCTCGCAAGCGGTCGCAGTCTGCATGCCGGTGGCAATCCAGTGGCAGGGGCATAAAGCCGTGGAAAGACAGGACCTCGGGTTCTTCCATGACCTTTTCGCCGGCCAGGTGGCCTCGCGCCTGTCTCAGGTCGCATCCGCGGTCCAGCAGCAGGTCGTCGTGGCCTTTCAGACGATCCCGCATTTCCTCGTGCAGTTTATCGGGTCGCTGTTCCTGCTCGGGACCGTGGCCTGGCCGCTCGCGCTGCCGGCTTTTATCTGGATTGCCGCCAGCGTTGTTATTGCCGTTATAGCGGTCCCCCATTTCACCGAGCGCTCCCGCCGTTCGGCCCGCCAGCGCAGCCTGGTCGTGGGGTCGATGACCGATCTCTACAGCAATATTCAGATGGTGAAGCAATTCGCCGCGGAAGACAGCGAAGCCGGTGCCTTGCGCAACGTCTTCGCAAATGTCGTGGAAACGCAGCAGAAAGAACGGCGTATCTACCTGACCACCGACACCGGCATCATAACCCTCAATGTGCTCCTGTGGTTTGCCATGCTCACCGTCGGTTTCTGGGGCATGATCGCCGGCTTTGTCAGCACCGGCCAGTTCGTCGCCTCGCTTTACATCACCCAGCGCCTGTCGGGAAATGCCCGCGCATTTCTGCAGATGGGCCAGCAGATTTTCCAGGCCGTCGGCACCATCCGGGACGCCATGCCGGTAATGACCACGCCGCCAACCATCAACGACGCACCGAATGCGCCGCCGCTGGTCGTTTCGCGCGGCGAGATCTGCTTCGAGAATGTCGGCTTTGCATATCGCGCCGACCGAAAGGTTCTCGATAGCCTGACCTTGAAGGTTCAGGCAGGCGAGAAGGTGGGACTGGTTGGGGTTTCCGGGGCGGGCAAGACGACGCTGGTGAGCCTGCTTCTGCGGTTTTATGACCTGACGAGCGGCTCGATCCTGATTGACGGCCAGGACATTCGCTCGGTCACTCAGGCAAGTCTCAGGGAGAAGATCGGCGTCATTTCCCAGGATGTCGCCCTGCTGCATCGCTCGGTCGGAGACAACATCCGCTACGGAAGGCCGCCTGCGTCGCAGGAGGAAATAGAACAGGCGGCCAGCGCCGCCCAGGCGGACGGTTTCATCGTCGAACTGACCGACGGCGAAGGGCGCAAGGGATACGATGCCTTCGTTGGTGATCGCGGTGTCAAATTGTCCGGCGGCCAGCGGCAGCGCGTCGCCATTGCAAGGGTCCTTCTCAAGGACGCACCGATCCTCGTGCTCGACGAGGCGACCTCCGCGCTCGACAGCGAATCGGAGGCAGCCATTCAGGATAAATTGGCCGTGCTGATGAACGGCAAGACGGTGATTGCCATCGCTCACCGGTTGTCGACGATCGCCAAAATGGATCGGATCATCGTTCTCGACAAAGGCCGTATCGTCGAAGAGGGAACGCCCGACGAGCTGCTGACCCGCGATGGACTCTATGCCCGGCTCTGGAAGCGGCAGACCGGTGGATACATCGCGGATGCTGATGATAGTTAG
- a CDS encoding LLM class flavin-dependent oxidoreductase: protein MKKIGFLSFGHWTPSPQSQARSASDVLLQSIELAVAAEELGADGAYFRVHHFARQLASPFPLLSAVGARTKRIEIGTAVIDMRYENPLYMAEDAGAADLIAGGRLQLGISRGSPEQVIDGFRYFGYQPAEGETDADLGRRHAEVFFDVLRGEGFAKPNPRPMFPNPPGMLRLEPHSAGLRDRIWWGSSSNATAVWAAKLGMNLQSSTLKTDESGEPFHIQQAEQIRIYREAWKEAGHAHEPRVSVSRSIFALMNDTDRAYFGGSGESQDQIGNIDPQTQAIFGRSYAAEPDRLIDQLKADEAIAEADTLLLTVPNQLGVEYNAHVLESILKHVAPGLGWR from the coding sequence ATGAAAAAGATCGGCTTTCTCTCCTTCGGGCACTGGACACCCTCGCCACAATCTCAGGCGCGGTCGGCATCCGATGTCCTCCTGCAATCCATAGAACTGGCGGTGGCTGCCGAGGAGCTCGGTGCCGACGGCGCCTATTTCCGCGTCCACCATTTTGCGCGGCAGCTCGCCTCGCCCTTCCCGCTTCTGTCGGCCGTCGGCGCCCGCACCAAGCGCATCGAGATCGGCACCGCCGTCATCGACATGCGGTATGAAAACCCGCTCTACATGGCGGAAGACGCCGGCGCCGCAGACCTCATCGCCGGCGGACGCCTGCAGCTCGGCATCAGCCGCGGCTCGCCGGAACAGGTGATCGACGGTTTCCGCTATTTCGGCTACCAGCCGGCGGAAGGCGAGACCGACGCGGATCTCGGCCGGCGCCATGCGGAAGTGTTTTTCGACGTGCTGCGCGGCGAAGGTTTCGCCAAACCCAATCCTCGGCCGATGTTCCCCAACCCACCCGGCATGCTGCGCCTGGAGCCGCATTCGGCGGGCCTGCGCGACCGCATCTGGTGGGGTTCCAGCTCCAACGCGACCGCCGTCTGGGCCGCCAAGCTCGGCATGAACCTGCAGAGCTCGACGCTCAAGACCGACGAGAGCGGCGAGCCGTTCCACATCCAGCAGGCCGAGCAGATCCGCATCTACCGCGAGGCCTGGAAGGAAGCCGGCCATGCCCATGAACCACGCGTCTCCGTCAGCCGCAGCATTTTCGCGCTGATGAACGACACGGACCGCGCCTATTTCGGTGGCAGCGGCGAGAGCCAGGACCAGATCGGCAATATCGACCCGCAGACCCAGGCGATCTTCGGCCGCTCCTATGCCGCCGAGCCGGACAGGCTGATCGACCAGCTGAAGGCCGACGAGGCGATCGCCGAGGCCGATACGCTGCTTCTAACGGTGCCGAACCAGCTTGGCGTTGAGTATAACGCGCATGTGCTGGAGAGCATCTTGAAGCACGTGGCGCCGGGGCTGGGGTGGCGGTAA
- a CDS encoding ABCB family ABC transporter ATP-binding protein/permease, protein MANTKKTISADASNPLGTLVNLWPYMWPEGRADLKARVIWATFYLFLAKFVLLTVPYFFKWATDALNGKLDMAGILPAFLLGAVVLVIALNFTRILQVGLNQLRDALFASVGQYAVRQLAYRTFVHMHQLSLRFHLERKTGGLSRIIERGTKGIETIVRFTILNTVPTLLEFVLTAVIFWVSYGFWYVAVTAVTVALYIWFTVKASDWRIAIRRSMNDSDTDANTKAIDSLLNFETVKYFGNEEMEAKRFDSSMARYEKAATDVWTSLGWLNFGQGVIFGLGTTVMMVMSALAVQRGEQTIGDFVFVNALLLQLSVPLNFIGFVYREIRQGLTDIEQMFELLEVQPEVVDRPDAKPLDIAQGSISFKDVHFSYDAARPILKGVSFDVPAGKTVAIVGPSGAGKSTISRLLYRFYDIQDGSITIDGQDVRDLTQHSLRAAIGMVPQDTVLFNDTIAYNIRYGRPSATEEEVLAAADVAQIGHFISALPDGFETKVGERGLKLSGGEKQRVAIARTVLKAPPILILDEATSALDTTTEHEIQSALDVVSRNRTTLVIAHRLSTVIGADEIIVLRDGRIAERGTHSSLLDQNGLYASMWNRQREAVQAEEQLRKVRESDDLGVVLRGVPAAE, encoded by the coding sequence ATGGCGAATACCAAGAAGACCATTTCGGCGGATGCCAGCAATCCGCTCGGCACGCTCGTCAACCTGTGGCCCTATATGTGGCCCGAGGGTCGCGCCGATCTGAAGGCCCGGGTCATCTGGGCGACCTTCTATCTGTTCCTCGCCAAGTTCGTGCTTCTGACGGTACCTTATTTCTTCAAATGGGCGACCGATGCGCTGAACGGCAAGCTGGATATGGCCGGCATCCTGCCGGCCTTCCTGCTCGGCGCCGTGGTGCTGGTCATCGCGCTCAACTTCACCCGCATCCTGCAGGTCGGCCTCAACCAGCTGCGCGACGCGCTGTTTGCTTCGGTCGGGCAATATGCCGTGCGCCAGCTCGCCTACCGCACCTTCGTGCACATGCATCAGCTGTCGCTGCGTTTTCATCTGGAGCGCAAGACCGGCGGCCTGTCGCGGATCATCGAGCGTGGCACCAAGGGCATCGAAACGATCGTGCGCTTCACAATCCTCAATACTGTGCCGACGCTGCTCGAATTCGTGCTGACGGCCGTGATCTTCTGGGTCAGCTACGGCTTCTGGTATGTCGCGGTGACGGCGGTCACGGTGGCGCTCTACATCTGGTTCACGGTCAAGGCCAGCGACTGGCGCATCGCCATCCGCCGCTCGATGAACGACAGCGACACGGACGCCAATACCAAGGCGATCGATTCGCTCCTCAATTTCGAGACGGTCAAATATTTCGGCAACGAGGAGATGGAAGCCAAGCGCTTCGACAGTTCGATGGCCCGTTACGAGAAGGCGGCGACCGACGTCTGGACCTCGCTCGGCTGGCTGAACTTCGGCCAGGGCGTCATCTTCGGCCTCGGCACGACCGTGATGATGGTGATGTCTGCGCTTGCCGTACAGCGCGGCGAGCAGACGATCGGCGATTTCGTGTTCGTCAACGCGCTGCTCTTACAGCTTTCCGTGCCGCTCAACTTCATCGGTTTCGTCTACCGCGAAATCCGCCAGGGCCTCACTGACATCGAGCAGATGTTCGAGCTCCTGGAAGTGCAGCCCGAGGTCGTTGACCGGCCGGATGCCAAGCCCCTCGACATCGCCCAAGGGTCGATCTCCTTCAAGGACGTGCATTTTTCCTATGATGCGGCCCGGCCGATCCTGAAGGGCGTCTCCTTCGACGTGCCGGCCGGCAAGACGGTGGCGATCGTCGGGCCATCCGGTGCCGGCAAGTCGACCATTTCGCGCCTGCTCTACCGGTTCTACGACATCCAGGACGGCTCTATCACCATCGACGGGCAGGACGTGCGCGACCTGACGCAGCATTCGCTGCGCGCGGCGATCGGCATGGTGCCGCAGGATACGGTGCTGTTCAACGACACGATCGCCTACAATATCCGCTACGGCCGACCTTCGGCCACCGAGGAAGAGGTGCTGGCCGCCGCCGACGTGGCGCAGATCGGCCACTTCATCAGCGCCCTGCCGGACGGTTTCGAGACCAAGGTCGGCGAGCGGGGCCTGAAGCTGTCCGGCGGCGAGAAGCAGCGCGTGGCGATCGCCCGGACCGTCCTCAAAGCTCCGCCGATCCTGATCCTCGATGAGGCGACTTCGGCGCTCGACACCACGACCGAGCACGAGATCCAGTCGGCGCTCGACGTGGTCTCCAGGAACCGCACGACGCTCGTCATCGCCCACCGGCTTTCGACCGTCATCGGCGCCGACGAGATCATCGTCCTGCGCGACGGGCGGATTGCCGAGCGGGGCACGCATAGCTCGCTGCTCGACCAGAACGGGCTCTACGCCTCGATGTGGAACCGCCAGCGCGAAGCGGTGCAGGCGGAAGAACAGCTGCGCAAGGTGCGCGAGAGCGACGACCTCGGCGTGGTGCTGCGCGGCGTCCCGGCGGCGGAATAG
- a CDS encoding GIY-YIG nuclease family protein — MKGYVYILASRRNGTLYIGVTRDLPGRLYEHQNELTPGFTSRYGVKTLVWFEEYDLLVDAITREKTMKKWPRKWKLNLIEERNPDWEDIASHLHSL, encoded by the coding sequence ATGAAGGGTTACGTCTACATTCTCGCCTCGAGGCGCAACGGCACGCTCTACATCGGCGTGACACGCGATCTTCCTGGCCGCCTCTACGAACATCAGAACGAACTGACACCCGGCTTCACATCGCGATACGGCGTTAAGACACTCGTCTGGTTCGAGGAATACGACCTCCTCGTTGACGCGATCACCCGCGAAAAGACGATGAAGAAATGGCCGCGGAAATGGAAACTCAACCTTATCGAGGAACGCAATCCGGATTGGGAGGACATCGCCTCGCATCTGCATTCGTTGTGA
- a CDS encoding LysM peptidoglycan-binding domain-containing protein: MMKNRAGWLALIVLAIASLLMVFFVMPAINKDSKPIGDAINAAGNAVKDAVTEPQQAAKAPDAAKPADPAAAPQTAPPAAGSQAASTQTPPTQADAAMAPPSFDVLRVEPDGSTVIAGRAAPHSKLEVTDGTTVVAKVDVGPSGDFAAILDKPLPPGDHQLVLKATGKDGKATVSEETATVSVPADKNGKLLAMVTKPGKASRLIATPTPDTASLPSMAAAPPAAPQGATSAATNPAIAGPAPALAAPSSAPSTSVATLPAPPSGSSTLASSAPNIPVSASASPGAAAPELRVTAVEIEGNKIFVAGSAKAGTSLRGQADGRPIGTAQAGQDGSFVIEGTIDLAVGDHRIGVEALGAGGQVLVRVEVPFNRPAGDQVAAVAAPQAPNNGMSAADSGAFDKLRNETVRAFNLLRALYDNGRVPSAEQMVAARSATSIALKSLSEYRLQADAVASARVLAETTAQNAAAAVAALDALPKDVAGVGAGLKRIGDMIARAVGPIIARELHGVEVATAAPMTATDAGGARTIQQEALTQSERSSVIIRRGDTLWQISRRVYGQGVRYTTIYLANEAQIRNPDVIQPGQIFGVPDEARPDAEELHRQRMMHRRS, from the coding sequence ATGATGAAAAACCGCGCCGGCTGGCTGGCTCTGATCGTATTGGCTATCGCATCGCTGCTGATGGTGTTCTTCGTGATGCCTGCGATAAACAAGGATTCAAAGCCGATCGGCGACGCGATCAATGCTGCAGGCAATGCCGTCAAGGACGCGGTGACGGAACCACAGCAGGCAGCCAAGGCGCCTGATGCCGCAAAGCCGGCCGACCCGGCCGCTGCGCCGCAGACGGCCCCGCCCGCAGCGGGCTCCCAGGCGGCCTCAACCCAGACGCCCCCCACTCAGGCTGACGCGGCGATGGCGCCGCCCTCCTTCGACGTGTTGCGGGTCGAACCGGACGGTTCGACCGTGATCGCCGGCCGCGCCGCGCCGCATTCCAAGCTCGAAGTCACCGATGGCACCACGGTCGTCGCCAAGGTCGATGTCGGCCCGAGCGGCGATTTTGCCGCCATCCTCGACAAGCCGCTGCCGCCCGGCGATCACCAGCTGGTGCTGAAGGCAACCGGCAAGGACGGCAAGGCCACCGTTTCGGAAGAAACCGCGACGGTTTCCGTGCCTGCCGACAAGAACGGCAAACTGCTTGCAATGGTCACCAAACCCGGCAAGGCAAGCCGCCTGATCGCCACACCGACCCCAGACACCGCAAGTCTCCCTTCTATGGCTGCAGCGCCGCCGGCGGCTCCCCAGGGCGCGACTTCGGCCGCGACCAATCCGGCTATCGCCGGCCCCGCTCCAGCGCTTGCCGCACCCTCGTCCGCGCCGTCCACCTCGGTTGCGACGCTGCCGGCACCGCCCTCCGGCTCATCCACTCTCGCGTCGTCCGCGCCGAATATCCCGGTCTCGGCGTCCGCCTCCCCGGGGGCGGCGGCGCCTGAACTGCGCGTCACCGCCGTCGAGATCGAGGGCAACAAGATTTTCGTCGCCGGCAGCGCGAAGGCCGGCACGTCGCTGCGCGGCCAGGCCGACGGTCGGCCGATCGGCACCGCCCAGGCGGGCCAGGACGGCAGTTTCGTTATCGAAGGGACTATCGACCTTGCGGTCGGCGACCACCGGATCGGCGTCGAAGCGCTCGGAGCCGGCGGCCAGGTTCTGGTACGGGTCGAAGTGCCCTTCAACCGCCCGGCCGGCGATCAGGTTGCTGCCGTAGCGGCGCCGCAAGCCCCCAATAACGGCATGTCTGCGGCCGACAGCGGCGCCTTCGACAAGCTGCGCAACGAAACCGTACGCGCCTTCAACCTGCTGCGCGCGCTCTACGACAACGGCCGCGTTCCTTCGGCGGAACAGATGGTCGCCGCCCGCTCGGCCACCTCAATCGCGCTGAAGTCGCTCTCCGAATACCGGCTGCAAGCCGACGCTGTGGCCTCCGCCCGCGTGCTTGCCGAAACCACAGCCCAGAATGCTGCGGCAGCGGTCGCTGCCCTCGACGCGCTTCCCAAGGATGTCGCAGGCGTCGGCGCCGGCCTGAAGCGGATCGGCGACATGATCGCCCGCGCCGTCGGTCCGATCATTGCCCGCGAACTGCACGGCGTCGAAGTGGCCACCGCCGCTCCGATGACCGCAACCGATGCCGGCGGCGCCCGCACCATACAGCAGGAGGCGCTGACGCAGAGCGAACGCAGCTCGGTCATCATCCGCCGCGGCGACACGCTCTGGCAGATCTCCCGCCGCGTTTATGGCCAGGGCGTGCGCTATACGACGATCTACCTCGCCAACGAGGCCCAGATCCGCAATCCCGACGTCATCCAGCCAGGCCAGATCTTTGGGGTCCCGGACGAGGCACGGCCGGACGCAGAAGAACTCCACCGCCAGCGGATGATGCACCGCCGGTCGTAA